One window of Mangrovibacterium diazotrophicum genomic DNA carries:
- a CDS encoding FecR family protein, translating into MNPKIDLLLNRFLQREPLTAEELRSLKKWIDDPANTILLNNWVQRIWDMSNEVESALQFDDLVQEINYEYQSQQNRKISSSIKFLKVFQRVAAILILPIILLFTYYFFRTNSDLTTDYTEIIVPRGQKSEMVMADGTHVWLNSDSRLKYPTNFLRSRDREVQLEGEAYFEVSKFKHEKFRVLMGRATVEVLGTRFNVKAYPDEQQIETSLLSGRVNLLLKDGERSQKIAMLPGEKIDFNLDQNSLKKSGFNESNVVAWKDNHLVFADDSFDEVVRKIERWYNVQIQYDPAEMENEQLTLELDKEESIERLMEIMGKIMHIEYKINNKNITIKKQNLS; encoded by the coding sequence ATCCTGCTAACACAATTCTGCTAAATAATTGGGTACAGCGCATCTGGGATATGAGTAACGAAGTGGAAAGTGCACTTCAATTTGACGATCTGGTGCAGGAGATCAATTACGAATACCAGTCACAACAAAACCGAAAAATTTCTTCCTCCATAAAGTTCTTAAAGGTGTTTCAGCGCGTTGCCGCAATTTTAATTCTTCCTATAATTCTCTTGTTTACATACTACTTTTTCAGAACTAACAGTGATTTGACGACAGACTACACTGAGATTATTGTTCCTCGGGGGCAAAAGTCGGAAATGGTTATGGCTGATGGAACTCATGTTTGGTTAAATTCGGATTCACGCTTAAAATATCCAACCAATTTTCTGAGAAGTAGGGATCGTGAGGTCCAATTGGAAGGTGAAGCTTATTTCGAAGTCTCGAAGTTCAAACACGAAAAATTCCGGGTGCTAATGGGACGTGCTACGGTGGAGGTCTTAGGAACCCGTTTTAATGTAAAAGCATATCCGGATGAGCAGCAAATTGAGACTTCGCTGTTGAGTGGCCGGGTAAATTTACTATTGAAGGATGGAGAGCGTAGTCAAAAAATTGCAATGCTTCCGGGAGAGAAAATTGATTTCAACCTGGACCAAAATAGCCTGAAAAAAAGCGGATTTAACGAAAGCAATGTGGTTGCATGGAAAGATAACCATTTGGTTTTTGCGGATGACAGTTTTGATGAAGTGGTGCGCAAAATTGAGCGTTGGTATAACGTACAAATTCAATATGATCCCGCTGAAATGGAAAACGAGCAACTTACGCTGGAGTTGGACAAGGAGGAAAGTATTGAACGGCTCATGGAAATCATGGGGAAAATCATGCACATCGAATACAAGATAAATAACAAGAATATCACAATCAAAAAACAAAACTTAAGCTAA
- a CDS encoding TonB-dependent receptor, with amino-acid sequence MKKSKIDLHWWRYPLCKKMMRVMKLTFMLVLSGFMALASNSYSQLTTVSMDLKQASVVEIFDVIEAQTNYQIAYNSKNLNTSERMDLKIENKNIADVLDLVLKNSAVHYEFMGRYIVISDDKDAQTGMLQMQQTISVKGKVTQSDGTAIPGATIIVKGTSIGGITDFEGNYSLTDIPTDAVLVFSFVGMRSQEVSIDGRQTIDVQLEEETIGLEEVVAIGYGTVKKRELTGSVSSVKAEDFNEVAASDPMQLIQGKVAGLSITRTNGGDPTEGFEIRLRGSSSISADQEPLVVVDGIPGGDLNSIAPEDIESMDILKDGSAAAIYGTRGTNGVILVTTKRGKQGNMQVEFTSKYTTQSILKRVEVLNADEYRQMKTKLETTHPEVAAGMVDYGYDTDWFDEIVRTPLSHVQHLSFSGGMNKTTYRMSLYYTQQEGVMLTSELDEYRANLNLRQLALNDKLQFTVQLGLSDRTDHPVNYDAFRQAIKRNPTEPVYNEDGSFFEIDGWQYENPVGQLLERTRDNTSSSLFANLGAELYLTESLKAGAVGGVQRYRSLDGYYEPSYAFTQETAGTTGLASRTASASETKTLETTIDFNKEFGEHIVSATAGYSFQEFVNEGFEAENANFISDDLLYNDLGSGTKLTDGNADMSSYKTKNRLVGFFARASYNYKGKYFLSASVRREGSSKFGDNNKWGTFPAVSGAWDLTQESFMGNSSLDQLKIRAGYGVTGNQGIDPYLSLSRMGQSGFFFYNGEFIPGYGPVSNPNPNLKWETKHEYNVGVDWSVNHGIWSGTVDFYVRDTKDLLNLYDVPVPPNLYEETMANVGSMRNSGIEVSLNAVAINKKDFKWNISLNGDWRKNKLLSLSNEYYQLEYRNVGEIGSPGVSAWTHRYYEGGSIGNIHGYVYEGLTADGEWIFQDTNGDGEITVEDRTDIGNGIPDFYAGLTNTLQYKNWDMSIMFRGMFGHQIINMKRIFYENPIMLPLNIMKSAMDSEIWDTQNFSSYYVENGDFVKLDNLTLGYTLPLKSKKWLKSGRIFFTGTNLLVITGYKGIDPEGAIGGLTPGSDDRGDYPSTRTYTLGINIKF; translated from the coding sequence ATGAAAAAAAGTAAAATCGACCTGCATTGGTGGAGGTATCCACTATGCAAAAAAATGATGAGAGTTATGAAACTAACCTTCATGCTAGTCCTTTCCGGGTTTATGGCCTTAGCATCGAATTCTTATTCGCAGCTAACGACTGTATCAATGGACCTGAAGCAAGCCTCGGTTGTAGAGATTTTTGATGTCATTGAAGCGCAAACGAACTACCAAATTGCGTACAACAGTAAAAATTTAAATACGAGTGAACGGATGGATTTAAAGATCGAGAATAAGAACATTGCTGACGTTCTTGATCTTGTATTGAAAAATTCGGCGGTACATTACGAATTTATGGGCCGATACATTGTAATATCTGATGATAAAGATGCTCAGACTGGCATGTTGCAGATGCAACAGACCATATCTGTAAAAGGGAAGGTGACCCAAAGCGATGGTACCGCTATTCCAGGTGCAACTATAATTGTAAAAGGGACTTCGATTGGTGGTATCACCGATTTCGAAGGTAACTATAGTTTAACTGATATTCCGACAGATGCTGTTTTGGTATTTTCATTCGTCGGGATGCGTTCTCAGGAAGTGAGCATCGACGGTCGCCAAACCATCGACGTACAACTCGAAGAAGAAACCATTGGATTGGAAGAGGTGGTAGCCATTGGGTATGGTACCGTCAAAAAACGTGAGTTGACCGGTTCTGTGTCTTCGGTGAAGGCTGAAGATTTTAACGAGGTTGCAGCCAGCGATCCAATGCAACTGATACAAGGTAAAGTGGCTGGTTTGAGCATTACCAGGACGAATGGGGGAGACCCAACTGAAGGTTTTGAAATTCGTCTGCGTGGTTCATCGTCAATCAGTGCCGATCAGGAACCATTAGTTGTCGTAGACGGAATTCCTGGTGGTGACCTGAATTCAATTGCTCCTGAAGATATTGAGTCGATGGACATTCTGAAAGATGGTTCTGCTGCGGCGATCTACGGAACACGCGGTACCAATGGGGTAATTTTGGTTACAACCAAACGCGGAAAACAAGGCAATATGCAGGTTGAGTTTACTTCGAAATACACTACACAGTCTATTCTCAAGAGGGTAGAAGTCCTCAATGCCGATGAGTACCGCCAAATGAAAACCAAACTTGAAACAACCCATCCAGAGGTTGCGGCAGGTATGGTTGATTATGGTTATGATACAGATTGGTTTGATGAAATTGTTCGAACGCCACTTAGTCATGTTCAACACTTGTCTTTTAGCGGAGGCATGAATAAAACGACTTATCGTATGTCGCTTTACTACACGCAACAGGAAGGGGTGATGTTGACTTCGGAACTGGATGAGTATCGCGCGAATCTGAATTTACGTCAATTGGCATTGAACGATAAGCTGCAGTTTACAGTTCAACTGGGCTTGTCTGATCGAACTGATCATCCTGTGAACTACGATGCTTTCCGCCAGGCAATCAAGCGTAACCCAACCGAGCCTGTTTACAACGAAGATGGAAGCTTTTTCGAGATTGACGGTTGGCAATACGAAAACCCGGTTGGACAGTTGCTTGAACGAACTAGGGATAATACTTCCTCTTCTTTGTTTGCTAATCTTGGAGCAGAGTTATACCTTACCGAGTCGCTAAAAGCAGGTGCTGTCGGCGGTGTTCAAAGATACCGTTCATTGGATGGGTATTACGAGCCTAGTTACGCTTTTACACAGGAAACGGCAGGTACAACAGGATTAGCAAGCCGGACTGCATCGGCCAGCGAAACAAAGACACTCGAAACAACAATCGATTTCAACAAGGAATTTGGCGAGCACATTGTGAGTGCTACAGCCGGGTATTCGTTCCAGGAGTTTGTAAACGAAGGGTTTGAAGCGGAAAATGCCAACTTCATTTCCGACGATCTATTGTACAACGATCTAGGCTCAGGTACAAAGTTGACAGACGGGAACGCAGATATGAGTTCGTATAAAACCAAGAACCGTCTGGTTGGGTTCTTTGCTCGGGCTTCCTATAATTACAAAGGGAAATATTTTCTGTCGGCAAGTGTACGTCGCGAGGGATCTTCAAAGTTCGGAGATAATAATAAGTGGGGTACTTTCCCTGCTGTCTCTGGAGCATGGGATTTAACTCAGGAAAGCTTTATGGGCAACTCATCGCTCGACCAACTGAAAATTCGTGCTGGGTACGGGGTAACAGGTAATCAGGGCATCGATCCATACTTGTCGCTGTCGAGAATGGGACAATCTGGCTTTTTCTTTTACAATGGAGAGTTTATTCCTGGATATGGGCCGGTGAGTAATCCGAATCCAAACCTGAAATGGGAGACCAAACACGAATATAACGTGGGGGTAGACTGGTCTGTCAATCATGGAATTTGGAGTGGTACAGTCGATTTTTATGTGCGTGACACTAAAGACTTGTTGAATTTGTACGATGTGCCAGTTCCTCCAAACCTTTATGAAGAAACCATGGCTAACGTGGGTTCAATGCGTAATTCAGGTATCGAAGTTAGCTTGAACGCGGTGGCTATTAATAAGAAAGATTTCAAATGGAATATTTCACTGAATGGCGATTGGCGAAAAAATAAATTGCTTTCATTGTCAAATGAATACTACCAGTTGGAGTATCGTAATGTTGGCGAGATTGGTTCTCCCGGAGTATCAGCCTGGACACACCGCTACTATGAAGGCGGATCAATTGGTAATATTCATGGTTACGTGTACGAAGGTCTGACTGCAGATGGCGAGTGGATCTTCCAGGATACAAATGGTGATGGCGAGATTACCGTTGAAGACCGCACCGACATTGGAAATGGTATCCCTGATTTCTATGCTGGTTTAACGAATACCCTACAGTACAAAAACTGGGATATGTCAATCATGTTCCGGGGAATGTTTGGTCACCAGATCATTAATATGAAAAGGATTTTCTACGAAAACCCGATCATGTTACCGTTGAATATTATGAAATCGGCCATGGATTCAGAAATTTGGGACACGCAAAACTTCTCCAGTTACTATGTCGAAAACGGCGATTTTGTAAAGTTAGACAACCTGACTCTTGGTTATACGTTGCCATTGAAAAGCAAAAAGTGGTTGAAGTCCGGACGAATCTTTTTTACAGGTACCAACCTGCTTGTAATTACAGGGTACAAAGGAATTGATCCGGAAGGTGCAATTGGCGGTCTGACGCCAGGTTCTGACGATCGCGGAGATTATCCTAGTACACGTACGTACACACTAGGCATTAATATTAAATTTTAA